A region of Synechococcus sp. MW101C3 DNA encodes the following proteins:
- a CDS encoding beta-glucosidase, producing MAPPRPHLFKGRAGPAAAIERTARALLERMSPAEKLGCLDGDTPFWSGMAEIATQDASHRHPWPAGVVPRLGIGGLHFVDGPRGVVLEGGATTFPVPIARGASWDPELEERIGVAIGLEARSFGANWVGAVCVNLLRHPGWGRAQETYGEDPVHVGAMGAALTRGLQRHTIACVKHFALNSIDGCRFLVDVQASPRVLHELYLPHFRDCVDAGAGSVMSAYNSVNGEWCGQHPLLLQAILKDRWGFRGFVVTDFIFGLRDGPRALQAGLDLEMPFPMILAGSLGPAAGHPLSAALQARIDDAVLRQLRVQFAVPAGRYPVTLRRCADHLALAREAATKAIVLLRNEGPLLPLAATGSLAVIGRLAAQPNLGDRGSSDTRPAPGSVVTPLAGLRAAAPAMAIRHEEGRNLAAAAALAAASDAAVVVVGLDWRNEGEHIHPGDIAPVLEQVPPPAALVRWLGWRRLTPLWRQLTRLIAALARQGSARPGSHFASGDRTCLGLPAAQLRLIRAVAAANPRTVVVLMGGGAILCEEWRQLVPALLLLWYPGEQGGAALADVIFGRVSPSGRLPFALPSSEAHLPPFDPRARRLTYDLWHGYRRLRRQGHVAAYPFGWGLSYAAFTHEGLAARLVPEEQVPQAQGPDEQMLAVSLVVHNTAAVPGDEVLQVYVEPPGLRLPRAARQLVGFQRLSLAAGKTLPLTLRIPLRRLAYFDEARDAFVLEAGCHRVLVAPHAEAPGLAVELTLREQVLED from the coding sequence ATGGCGCCGCCTCGCCCCCACCTGTTCAAAGGCCGCGCCGGACCCGCCGCGGCCATTGAGCGCACAGCCCGCGCCCTGCTGGAGCGCATGAGCCCGGCGGAGAAGCTCGGCTGCCTCGATGGCGACACCCCGTTCTGGTCGGGGATGGCGGAGATCGCCACCCAGGACGCGTCTCACCGCCATCCATGGCCGGCTGGCGTGGTGCCCCGGCTGGGGATCGGCGGGCTGCACTTCGTCGATGGACCGCGTGGGGTGGTGCTCGAAGGCGGCGCCACCACCTTCCCGGTGCCGATCGCCCGTGGCGCCAGCTGGGATCCGGAGCTGGAGGAACGGATCGGCGTGGCGATCGGTCTTGAGGCCCGCTCGTTCGGCGCCAACTGGGTGGGAGCCGTGTGCGTGAACCTGTTGCGCCATCCCGGCTGGGGCCGCGCCCAGGAAACCTATGGCGAGGATCCGGTGCACGTGGGGGCCATGGGCGCCGCCCTGACCCGCGGACTGCAGCGCCACACCATCGCCTGCGTCAAACATTTCGCGCTCAACTCCATCGATGGCTGCCGCTTCCTGGTGGATGTGCAGGCCAGCCCGCGGGTGCTGCATGAGCTCTACCTGCCCCACTTCCGCGACTGCGTCGACGCTGGCGCCGGCTCGGTGATGAGCGCCTACAACAGCGTGAACGGCGAGTGGTGCGGCCAGCACCCGCTGCTACTGCAGGCCATCCTCAAAGACCGCTGGGGCTTCCGCGGGTTCGTGGTCACGGATTTCATCTTCGGCCTGCGCGATGGGCCGCGCGCCCTGCAGGCGGGCCTCGACCTGGAGATGCCCTTTCCGATGATCCTGGCGGGCAGCCTGGGGCCGGCAGCGGGTCACCCCCTCAGCGCCGCCCTGCAGGCGCGCATTGACGATGCGGTGCTGCGCCAGCTGCGGGTTCAATTTGCCGTGCCCGCCGGCCGCTACCCAGTCACACTGCGACGCTGCGCGGATCACCTGGCGCTGGCGCGGGAGGCGGCTACCAAGGCGATCGTGCTGCTGCGCAATGAGGGGCCGCTGCTGCCGCTGGCCGCCACTGGCTCGCTGGCGGTGATCGGCCGGCTGGCGGCGCAGCCCAACCTGGGCGACCGGGGCTCCTCCGACACCCGGCCCGCACCCGGCAGCGTCGTGACACCGCTGGCGGGTCTGCGGGCGGCGGCTCCCGCCATGGCCATCCGTCACGAGGAGGGGCGGAACCTGGCTGCCGCCGCCGCCCTGGCCGCCGCGAGCGACGCCGCCGTGGTGGTGGTGGGTCTGGATTGGCGCAACGAAGGCGAGCACATCCACCCGGGCGACATCGCCCCGGTGCTCGAGCAGGTGCCGCCTCCCGCCGCGCTGGTGCGCTGGCTGGGCTGGCGGCGGCTCACGCCGCTCTGGCGCCAGCTGACGCGGCTGATCGCGGCCCTGGCGCGGCAGGGCTCGGCCCGGCCCGGCAGTCACTTCGCCTCCGGCGACCGCACCTGCCTGGGTCTGCCTGCGGCGCAGCTGCGCCTGATCCGGGCCGTGGCCGCCGCCAACCCCCGCACCGTGGTGGTGCTGATGGGCGGCGGCGCCATCCTGTGTGAGGAGTGGCGGCAGCTGGTGCCGGCGCTGCTGCTGCTCTGGTATCCCGGCGAGCAGGGGGGCGCGGCCCTGGCCGATGTGATCTTCGGGCGGGTGTCCCCCTCAGGCCGGCTGCCGTTCGCCCTGCCCAGCAGCGAAGCGCACCTGCCGCCATTCGATCCCCGGGCCCGGCGCCTCACCTACGACCTCTGGCACGGCTACCGCCGCCTGCGCCGCCAGGGACACGTCGCCGCTTACCCCTTCGGCTGGGGTCTGTCCTACGCGGCCTTCACCCATGAAGGGCTGGCGGCCCGGCTCGTGCCGGAGGAGCAGGTGCCGCAGGCGCAAGGGCCCGACGAGCAGATGCTGGCCGTGTCGCTTGTGGTGCACAACACCGCGGCAGTGCCAGGCGACGAGGTGCTGCAGGTGTACGTGGAGCCCCCGGGCCTGCGGCTGCCGAGGGCGGCGCGGCAGCTGGTGGGCTTTCAGCGCCTGAGCCTGGCAGCGGGGAAGACGCTGCCGCTCACCCTGCGGATTCCGCTGCGGCGTCTGGCCTACTTCGATGAGGCCCGCGACGCGTTCGTGCTGGAGGCGGGCTGCCACCGCGTGCTGGTGGCGCCTCACGCGGAGGCACCCGGCCTGGCTGTGGAGCTCACCTTGCGCGAGCAGGTGCTGGAGGACTGA
- a CDS encoding PAP/fibrillin family protein, producing the protein MPLRQQLLDALERPGSMADDALLALIQGLEQEAPADLDRQLEQLTGVWELRWSSSQLPYLKVAPWLENLQVLLPQRGQAMNLLRLAGPLGPLAAIGVQARIAVTGAQRVSVTFERGGWRGPELAGRRLELFRAVQQGFPAWLDVTFLDDQLRLSRGNAGTVFALRRRPDLDPDMFLGALDHRADAAP; encoded by the coding sequence ATGCCACTACGCCAGCAGCTTCTCGACGCCCTGGAGCGGCCCGGATCCATGGCCGACGACGCACTGCTGGCCCTGATCCAGGGGTTGGAGCAGGAGGCGCCCGCCGATCTGGACCGCCAGCTGGAGCAGCTGACAGGCGTGTGGGAACTGCGCTGGAGCAGCAGCCAACTGCCTTATCTCAAAGTGGCGCCCTGGCTGGAGAACCTGCAGGTGCTGCTGCCGCAACGGGGCCAGGCGATGAACCTGCTGCGACTGGCGGGTCCCCTGGGGCCACTGGCAGCCATCGGCGTGCAGGCCCGCATCGCCGTCACCGGCGCCCAGCGGGTGAGCGTGACCTTCGAGCGGGGTGGTTGGCGCGGGCCCGAGCTGGCGGGCCGTCGGCTGGAGCTGTTCCGCGCCGTTCAGCAGGGATTTCCCGCCTGGCTGGATGTCACGTTTCTTGATGATCAGCTGCGCCTCAGCCGCGGCAACGCCGGCACCGTGTTTGCGCTGCGCCGCCGGCCCGATCTGGATCCCGACATGTTTCTGGGCGCCCTGGACCACCGGGCGGACGCCGCCCCATGA
- a CDS encoding RNA-binding protein, translating to MTIYVGNLSFDAEQEDLRDLFSQYGEVRQCSLPLDRETGRKRGFAFVELANDAEEQKAIDDLQNVEWMNRMIRVNKAEPRGGGGGGGNRGGGGGYGGGGGGGYGGGGGGGGYGGGGGGRSRY from the coding sequence ATGACAATCTACGTAGGCAACCTCTCGTTCGATGCCGAACAGGAGGATCTCCGTGACCTCTTCAGTCAGTACGGGGAAGTTCGCCAGTGCAGCCTGCCTCTCGATCGGGAAACCGGCCGGAAGCGCGGTTTTGCCTTTGTCGAACTGGCCAATGATGCCGAAGAACAGAAAGCCATCGACGATCTCCAGAACGTCGAATGGATGAATCGCATGATCCGCGTCAACAAAGCTGAGCCGCGTGGCGGCGGCGGTGGCGGCGGCAATCGCGGTGGTGGCGGCGGCTACGGCGGTGGCGGTGGCGGTGGCTACGGCGGCGGTGGTGGCGGCGGCGGCTACGGCGGTGGTGGTGGCGGCCGCAGCCGTTACTGA
- a CDS encoding apolipoprotein N-acyltransferase: MGDDRPLPWATRPLTAPFTAVLAGALAGVTFAPWGFPPLLWLALVPLWGQTTPAGAALWGAAAVLVSHRWLLWLHPLDWVGVPLPLSLPLCLALWGALAVLGAALVALWSLLVRRLDPRRWSTALLAAALWGLAEVTLATGPLFWIGLGASALPGDRPLAGLAALGGSGLVAAVQLLIGWGLWRVLAGGPQRRRRSGVLLAASILLLHLIGWSQLGVLEGQRQSTGQKPDQRLSQIPAKHTAIQHSEAVDLRELVLVLQPAIPTRRKFDADQQLLLRRRLAAAQAEAMQRQVDLLVLPEGALALGQHLPATGPVEVLSGGFRQVGEELRSSVLRFPPGSLQPVSALDKHRLVPLGEWVPLARWWRWAGLSAVGGVQPGAPSRLLQRPGGALAVAICYELADGRGLAAASRAGAGWLLATANLDPYPPLLQHQFAALSQLRAIETGRWLASAANTGPSLVVDHHGVIRQRLAAGHAATGLFALEHRTAWTPYVRWGELPLLVLALVGGVCRAAAIKKAPHRARLEG; the protein is encoded by the coding sequence ATGGGCGATGACCGGCCGCTGCCCTGGGCCACGCGCCCGCTCACGGCTCCCTTCACCGCCGTCTTGGCGGGTGCGCTGGCGGGCGTGACGTTCGCCCCATGGGGCTTTCCGCCCCTGCTGTGGCTGGCGTTGGTGCCGCTGTGGGGGCAGACCACGCCGGCTGGCGCTGCCCTGTGGGGGGCGGCGGCGGTGCTGGTGAGCCACCGCTGGCTGCTCTGGCTCCATCCGCTCGACTGGGTGGGGGTGCCGCTACCGCTGAGCCTGCCCCTCTGCCTTGCCCTGTGGGGTGCCCTGGCGGTGCTCGGTGCCGCCCTGGTGGCGCTGTGGAGCCTGCTGGTGCGCCGCCTCGATCCGCGTCGCTGGAGCACGGCTTTGCTGGCGGCCGCGCTCTGGGGTCTGGCGGAAGTGACGCTGGCCACCGGGCCGCTGTTCTGGATCGGGCTCGGGGCCTCGGCCCTGCCCGGCGACCGGCCCCTGGCCGGGCTGGCGGCACTGGGCGGCAGTGGCCTGGTGGCGGCGGTCCAGCTGTTGATCGGCTGGGGTCTCTGGCGGGTGCTGGCCGGCGGCCCGCAGCGGCGGCGTCGCAGCGGTGTGCTCCTGGCGGCCTCGATCCTGCTGCTGCACCTGATCGGCTGGAGCCAGCTGGGAGTTTTGGAAGGTCAGCGCCAGAGCACTGGTCAGAAACCGGACCAGCGACTGAGCCAGATCCCGGCCAAGCACACTGCAATCCAGCACAGCGAGGCCGTAGACCTGCGGGAGCTCGTGCTGGTGCTGCAGCCGGCGATTCCCACGCGGCGCAAGTTCGACGCCGATCAGCAACTCCTGCTACGCCGCCGTCTGGCCGCCGCTCAGGCGGAGGCGATGCAGCGGCAGGTGGATCTGCTGGTGCTGCCGGAGGGGGCTCTCGCCCTGGGGCAACACCTGCCGGCAACGGGGCCGGTGGAGGTGCTCAGCGGTGGCTTCCGGCAGGTGGGAGAAGAGCTGCGCAGCAGTGTGCTGCGCTTCCCGCCGGGCTCCCTCCAGCCCGTGTCCGCCCTCGACAAGCACCGGCTGGTGCCGCTTGGGGAATGGGTGCCGCTGGCGCGTTGGTGGCGCTGGGCCGGCCTGTCGGCAGTGGGCGGGGTGCAGCCCGGGGCGCCCTCGCGCCTGTTGCAGCGGCCGGGGGGCGCGCTCGCTGTGGCCATCTGTTACGAGCTGGCGGACGGCCGGGGGCTGGCGGCCGCCAGCCGCGCCGGAGCCGGCTGGCTGCTGGCCACAGCCAACCTCGATCCCTATCCCCCGCTCTTGCAGCACCAGTTCGCGGCCCTCAGCCAGCTGCGTGCGATCGAAACGGGCCGCTGGCTGGCCAGTGCCGCCAACACCGGTCCGAGCCTGGTGGTGGACCACCACGGAGTGATTCGCCAGCGGCTGGCCGCCGGGCATGCCGCCACCGGCCTGTTCGCGCTGGAGCACCGCACGGCGTGGACCCCCTACGTGCGCTGGGGCGAACTGCCCCTGCTGGTGCTGGCGCTGGTCGGCGGCGTCTGTCGGGCGGCAGCCATAAAAAAAGCCCCGCACAGGGCGAGGCTTGAAGGTTGA
- a CDS encoding phasin family protein, producing MERDNLLQQLLLRGLGTSSMVAERLRSVTQSWVTSGRLDPGQATALVDDVLRALRGDNPELEKQAGRTVERNVESFLQDLGLARQREVDELRGRIDRLEQALRARRETEDSSD from the coding sequence ATGGAACGGGACAATCTGCTGCAACAGCTGCTGCTGCGTGGGCTCGGCACCAGTTCGATGGTGGCTGAGCGGCTGCGCAGCGTCACCCAGTCGTGGGTGACCAGCGGCCGGCTCGATCCCGGCCAGGCCACCGCCCTGGTGGATGACGTGCTGCGAGCCCTGCGGGGAGACAACCCCGAGCTGGAGAAACAGGCAGGCCGCACGGTGGAGCGCAACGTGGAGTCGTTTCTCCAGGACCTGGGGCTGGCGCGGCAGAGGGAGGTGGACGAGCTGCGTGGTCGCATCGACCGGCTCGAGCAGGCCCTGCGCGCCCGCCGGGAGACGGAGGACAGCAGCGACTGA
- a CDS encoding FKBP-type peptidyl-prolyl cis-trans isomerase, whose protein sequence is MRDILISSTLCVAFLLVALVSQLVAPSTVEAAGTSAALTTAAPTANAAAAGTAQPAAAMAVNRFELDPDDPNPTLFSMASDSSTDSSVAQGGGAGALGGEMVAAKERVTPSGLRIIDVSIGEGAEAISGQNVLVNYRGTLENGKEFDSSYSRNQPFSFPLGAGRVIKGWDEGVAGMKVGGKRKLVIPPDLAYGERGAGGVIPPNATLTFEVELLRVGG, encoded by the coding sequence ATGCGCGACATCCTGATCAGCTCGACCCTCTGCGTCGCCTTCCTGCTGGTGGCTCTTGTCAGCCAGCTGGTGGCCCCCAGCACGGTGGAGGCGGCAGGCACAAGTGCCGCGCTCACGACTGCGGCCCCCACCGCTAATGCTGCGGCAGCCGGCACCGCGCAGCCTGCTGCGGCCATGGCCGTGAACCGCTTCGAACTCGACCCCGACGACCCCAACCCCACACTTTTTTCCATGGCTTCTGACTCCAGCACCGATTCCTCCGTGGCCCAGGGAGGTGGCGCCGGCGCTCTCGGCGGTGAGATGGTGGCAGCCAAGGAACGGGTCACCCCCAGCGGGCTGCGCATCATTGACGTCAGCATCGGTGAAGGCGCTGAAGCGATCAGCGGCCAGAACGTGCTGGTGAACTACCGCGGCACCCTCGAGAATGGCAAGGAATTCGACAGCAGCTATTCCCGCAATCAGCCCTTCAGCTTCCCGCTCGGCGCTGGCCGGGTGATCAAGGGCTGGGATGAAGGGGTGGCCGGCATGAAGGTGGGCGGCAAGCGCAAGCTGGTGATCCCGCCTGATCTGGCCTACGGCGAGCGCGGCGCCGGCGGCGTCATCCCCCCCAACGCCACCCTCACCTTCGAAGTGGAGCTGCTGCGCGTCGGCGGCTGA
- a CDS encoding superoxide dismutase — translation MAHQLPALPYELDALEPHISRQTLEFHHGKHHAGYVANLNKMVEGTDLEGKSLDEVILAVAGDASKAGIFNNAAQVWNHTFYWQGLKPGGGGAPSGALADKINADFGGFDVFTEQFKAAGATQFGSGWAWLVLDGGTLKITKTGNADLPLAHGQKALLTMDVWEHAYYLDYQNRRPDYISTFLDKLVNWEFVAANLAAA, via the coding sequence ATGGCTCACCAGCTGCCCGCGCTTCCCTACGAACTCGACGCGCTCGAGCCGCACATCTCCCGCCAGACCCTGGAGTTCCACCACGGCAAGCACCACGCGGGCTACGTGGCCAATCTCAACAAGATGGTGGAAGGCACCGATCTGGAAGGAAAATCACTGGACGAGGTGATCCTGGCTGTGGCCGGCGACGCCAGCAAGGCGGGCATCTTCAACAACGCCGCCCAGGTTTGGAACCACACCTTCTACTGGCAGGGTCTCAAGCCCGGCGGCGGCGGTGCCCCAAGCGGCGCTCTGGCCGACAAGATCAATGCTGATTTCGGCGGTTTTGATGTGTTCACCGAGCAGTTCAAAGCTGCCGGCGCCACTCAGTTCGGCAGCGGCTGGGCCTGGCTGGTGCTGGATGGCGGCACCCTCAAGATCACCAAGACCGGCAATGCCGATCTGCCCCTGGCGCATGGCCAGAAGGCCCTGCTCACCATGGATGTGTGGGAGCACGCTTACTACCTCGATTACCAGAACCGCCGCCCGGATTACATCTCTACCTTCCTCGACAAGCTGGTGAACTGGGAGTTCGTGGCCGCCAATCTGGCTGCCGCCTGA